A single region of the Lates calcarifer isolate ASB-BC8 linkage group LG16_LG22, TLL_Latcal_v3, whole genome shotgun sequence genome encodes:
- the LOC108895754 gene encoding neutral amino acid transporter A: MVAVGNNTNGTTLYQKVPVGTETDGMNILGLVLFAMVFGVALRKLGDEGEELIRFFNAFNEATMVLVSWIMWYIPFGIMFLVGSKIVEMEDVVLLVTSLGKYIFASILGHIIHGGIVLPLIYFGFTRKNPFSFLSGLITPFTTAFATCSSSATLPSMIKCVEENNGVDKRISRFILPIGATVNMDGAAIFQCIAAVFIAQLNNAELNAGQIFTILVTATASSVGAAGIPAGGIITIAIILEAIGLPTNDLSLMLAVDWIVDRTTTVVNVEGDALGAGILHHINQQEMKKQQEHQQQQGGELAEVRVEAVANVQAEEETSPLVTHQTKGLEATPEAIESVL; encoded by the exons gTTCCTGTTGGTACAGAAACAGATGGCATGAACATCCTGGGTCTGGTTTTATTTGCCATGGTGTTTGGTGTGGCGCTGAGAAAGCTGggagatgagggagaggaaCTAATTCGTTTCTTCAATGCTTTCAATGAGGCCACCATGGTGCTGGTGTCCTGGATCATGTG GTATATCCCTTTTGGCATCATGTTCCTGGTTGGTAGTAAGATTGTGGAGATGGAAGATGTAGTTCTTCTGGTCACTAGTCTGGGGAAATACATCTTCGCCTCAATCCTGGGCCACATTATCCACGGGGGGATCGTCCTGCCTCTCATCTACTTTGGCTTCACACGCAAGAATCCCTTCAGTTTCCTGTCAGGCCTTATCACACCCTTCACCACTGCCTTTGCCACCTGCTCCAG CTCAGCAACTCTTCCCTCTATGATAAAGTGTGTTGAGGAGAATAACGGTGTTGACAAACGCATCAGCCGCTTCATCCTTCCCATCGGAGCCACAGTGAACATGGACGGAGCGGCCATTTTCCAGTGCATCGCTGCCGTCTTCATCGCTCAGCTCAACAATGCTGAGCTGAACGCTGGACAGATCTTCACCATCCT GGTGACAGCCACAGCCTCCAGTGTCGGTGCTGCAGGCATCCCAGCTGGCGGCATCATCACCATCGCCATCATCCTCGAGGCCATTGGCCTGCCAACCAACGATCTGTCCCTCATGCTGGCTGTTGACTGGATTGT GGATCGTACCACCACTGTGGTGAATGTGGAGGGTGATGCTCTGGGTGCTGGAATCCTCCACCACATCAACCAGCAGGagatgaagaagcagcaggagcaccagcagcagcagggaggggAGCTTGCGGAGGTCCGGGTGGAGGCAGTGGCCAATGTCCAGGCAGAAGAGGAGACCTCGCCGCTGGTCACGCACCAAACCAAAGGCTTAGAGGCCACGCCGGAAGCTATCGAGTCTGTCCTGTGA